In one Bacillus sp. PK3_68 genomic region, the following are encoded:
- a CDS encoding PLP-dependent aminotransferase family protein — MKNIIFTFKEDTPKYKQIYEQFKLFIEQGDIRTNEQLPTIRQLADSLQVSRNTTLMAYDQLVAEGYIRGEGRKGYFVNELEPALFQQEAISRNRKQTESTASVLVNFRADAVDQTHFPLKVWRRIANQALTLQESFQYGDPFGEVCLREQIAAYVFQSRGVKAEANEIIIGSSTQQMLIYLGHILKDDFQSVIVEDPGYDGAREAFQFHRLHFETLPVYETGVDFSQLEQMQSRLIYVTPSHQSPIGVSMSIQQRQMLIHWANEVQGYIIEDDYDSEFRYTQRPFPALASIDAQRVVYLGNFSKCFLPGIRLSYMVLPQPLLDRYKDRFRHFESTTSLLNQLTMAKFMEEGEWSRHVKRMRLVYKRKMLHLVSELRKQFGQNISIIGEQSGLYLLVKVHIGRSEEWLIRQAFSHGVKVQPTSLYVVNNHPDQPIVKLGFSSLSYEEIQLGVSLLKKAWS, encoded by the coding sequence ATGAAAAATATTATTTTTACTTTTAAGGAAGACACACCTAAATACAAACAGATCTACGAACAATTTAAATTATTTATTGAGCAAGGAGATATACGAACGAATGAGCAACTACCTACTATCCGTCAACTGGCAGACTCCCTTCAAGTAAGCCGCAATACTACATTAATGGCTTATGATCAACTTGTAGCTGAAGGTTATATTCGCGGAGAAGGGAGAAAAGGTTATTTTGTAAATGAATTAGAGCCCGCTTTATTTCAACAGGAGGCAATCTCTCGTAATAGAAAGCAAACAGAATCGACAGCATCTGTTCTTGTTAATTTCCGAGCAGATGCGGTAGATCAAACACATTTCCCTTTAAAAGTCTGGAGAAGAATAGCTAACCAAGCATTAACATTACAAGAGAGCTTCCAATACGGAGATCCTTTTGGCGAGGTATGTCTGCGAGAACAAATTGCCGCGTATGTGTTTCAATCAAGGGGAGTAAAAGCAGAGGCAAATGAGATTATTATCGGCAGCAGTACCCAGCAAATGCTTATATACCTTGGGCATATACTGAAAGATGATTTCCAAAGTGTGATCGTAGAGGATCCTGGATATGATGGCGCCAGGGAAGCTTTTCAATTTCACCGTCTTCACTTTGAAACTTTGCCGGTTTATGAAACAGGGGTTGATTTTTCTCAGTTAGAACAGATGCAATCCCGGCTAATTTATGTAACCCCGTCCCATCAAAGTCCGATTGGAGTAAGCATGTCGATTCAACAGCGGCAAATGCTTATTCACTGGGCTAACGAGGTACAGGGATACATTATTGAAGACGATTATGATAGTGAATTTCGTTATACGCAACGGCCATTTCCTGCCCTTGCTTCGATTGATGCTCAAAGAGTCGTTTATCTGGGGAATTTTTCGAAGTGCTTTCTTCCAGGCATTCGTTTAAGTTATATGGTGTTGCCTCAGCCGCTATTAGATCGTTATAAAGATCGCTTCCGTCATTTTGAGAGTACTACGTCCCTTCTTAATCAGCTCACAATGGCTAAATTTATGGAAGAAGGAGAATGGAGTCGCCACGTTAAGCGAATGCGTCTTGTTTATAAAAGAAAAATGCTGCACTTAGTTTCTGAATTAAGAAAGCAATTCGGTCAAAATATTTCTATTATCGGCGAGCAGTCTGGCTTATACTTATTGGTCAAGGTACACATAGGGCGTTCAGAAGAATGGCTGATCAGACAGGCTTTTTCCCATGGCGTTAAAGTCCAGCCGACCTCACTGTATGTTGTTAACAATCATCCTGATCAGCCGATTGTTAAGCTTGGTTTTAGCAGCCTTTCTTATGAGGAAATCCAACTCGGTGTGTCCCTCTTGAAAAAGGCCTGGTCATAA
- a CDS encoding FMN-binding negative transcriptional regulator codes for MIMVYIPKYYRMDHEEAVQMMKSNPFALLVTVDEHRPLATHIPLEIREDEGKLYATGHIAYGNKQKKTLDNNSDVLLIFQGPHAYISSSWYQCEEVPTWDYLAVHAYGTARVITGEELESALDTMLKHYESPEKMVGPGRRLIQSCSRVK; via the coding sequence ATGATTATGGTGTACATTCCTAAATATTATCGTATGGATCATGAAGAAGCCGTTCAAATGATGAAATCTAATCCGTTTGCGTTATTGGTTACTGTTGATGAACACCGGCCCTTGGCTACGCATATTCCTTTAGAAATTCGAGAAGATGAAGGGAAACTCTACGCGACTGGGCACATTGCATACGGAAACAAGCAGAAAAAAACTTTAGACAATAATAGTGATGTGTTACTCATTTTCCAAGGACCGCACGCTTACATTTCATCCAGTTGGTATCAGTGCGAAGAGGTCCCTACATGGGACTATTTAGCTGTACATGCGTATGGAACAGCACGTGTAATCACTGGAGAAGAGCTGGAATCAGCTTTGGATACTATGCTTAAACACTATGAGTCTCCCGAGAAAATGGTCGGACCTGGGAGACGTTTGATCCAGAGCTGCTCAAGAGTGAAATGA
- a CDS encoding LysE family translocator: MEFSTIWLFVIAAATLLILPGPAVLYIMGRSIDQGKKAGLVSVVGVSLGGSIHVLAGAIGVSAILMTSATAFNIVKYLGAAYLIYLGCKTLFSTPDKTTSDIPKPLAKN, from the coding sequence ATGGAGTTTTCAACTATTTGGCTATTTGTCATCGCTGCTGCTACATTATTAATACTACCTGGACCAGCTGTACTCTATATTATGGGAAGAAGTATAGATCAAGGAAAGAAAGCGGGCTTGGTATCAGTTGTTGGTGTGTCTCTTGGTGGTTCTATTCACGTTTTAGCAGGAGCAATTGGAGTTTCTGCCATTCTTATGACATCAGCAACAGCCTTTAATATCGTTAAATACTTAGGCGCCGCTTATCTTATCTACCTGGGGTGTAAGACTTTATTTTCTACACCTGATAAAACAACTTCAGACATTCCAAAACCCCTCGCAAAAAACTAG
- a CDS encoding LysE family transporter, whose product MFYESALVEVMNPKTALFFLAFFPQFISPSAGSVTAQFLLLGIIFILLAFISDGLYAILAESMRKRILGSKVSSKLQNRITGYLYIVLGVFSAFASPSKT is encoded by the coding sequence ATTTTTTATGAATCAGCTCTCGTAGAAGTAATGAATCCTAAGACAGCACTCTTTTTTTTAGCCTTCTTTCCACAATTCATATCACCCTCTGCTGGATCAGTGACAGCACAATTTTTACTTTTAGGGATTATCTTTATTCTCCTCGCTTTTATTAGTGATGGTCTGTATGCAATTCTTGCAGAAAGTATGAGAAAACGGATTCTGGGGAGTAAAGTGAGCTCCAAGTTACAAAATCGGATAACTGGTTATTTATATATTGTTCTAGGGGTATTCTCCGCCTTTGCTAGCCCCTCCAAAACCTAA
- a CDS encoding IS3 family transposase (programmed frameshift), producing the protein MGTRVSYPAEVKMKAVKMRLSGVPVKEVLKELNIRNKTQLKTWMKWYKAGEFHRFEQPVGKQYSFGKGTEHESEAEKLKAENRYLKQQIEVPKKVQRIGEEVVPETAVELVKELKTSMPVREICRHLGIARSTYYRWKSRSREETARQIVERKIGTLCRDHKFRYGYRKITALLKREMSINHKAVQRVMQKYGWQCRVKVKKRKRTGQPCHISDNLLKGDFQANQPLQKLVTDITYLPFGQKQLYLSSIQDLFNGEIIAYSIGSCQNTDFVLHTLTQLPPLPKGCILHSDQGSVYTSYAYQQAVKGKGITISMSRKGTPSDNASIESFHSSLKSETFYLDELRSTTTAIVVQTVENYIHYYNHIRIQAKLNNQPPVKYRQLAA; encoded by the exons ATGGGTACAAGAGTCAGTTATCCAGCGGAAGTAAAAATGAAGGCTGTAAAAATGAGATTGTCTGGGGTGCCGGTTAAAGAAGTCTTGAAGGAATTAAACATTCGAAATAAGACACAACTTAAAACATGGATGAAATGGTATAAAGCAGGAGAGTTTCATCGATTTGAACAGCCAGTAGGCAAGCAGTATTCCTTTGGAAAAGGGACTGAGCATGAAAGTGAAGCAGAGAAGTTGAAGGCAGAAAATCGGTATCTGAAACAACAGATTGAAGTAC CTAAAAAAGTACAAAGAATTGGAGAGGAAGTGGTCCCAGAAACAGCTGTAGAATTAGTGAAAGAACTCAAAACCAGCATGCCCGTCAGGGAGATATGCCGGCATCTTGGCATTGCTAGATCCACTTATTATCGCTGGAAGAGCAGGAGCCGGGAAGAAACAGCCAGGCAGATCGTTGAACGAAAAATCGGCACGTTGTGCCGGGATCATAAGTTTCGATACGGTTATCGTAAAATCACAGCCTTATTAAAACGAGAGATGTCTATTAACCATAAAGCGGTACAGCGTGTGATGCAAAAGTATGGCTGGCAATGCCGGGTAAAGGTGAAGAAACGCAAACGAACAGGACAGCCCTGTCATATTTCCGATAATCTGTTAAAAGGAGATTTCCAGGCAAATCAGCCTCTTCAAAAGCTCGTCACAGATATTACATACTTGCCTTTTGGCCAGAAACAGCTGTATCTTTCAAGTATCCAGGATTTATTTAACGGCGAAATCATTGCCTATTCTATAGGAAGCTGCCAAAACACAGATTTCGTGCTGCATACGCTGACCCAGCTGCCCCCTCTCCCCAAAGGGTGTATCTTGCACAGTGACCAAGGATCTGTTTACACATCTTATGCTTATCAACAGGCAGTCAAAGGAAAAGGCATTACCATAAGTATGTCCCGGAAAGGGACACCCTCTGATAATGCCTCCATCGAATCGTTTCATTCCTCGCTAAAGTCTGAAACGTTCTATCTCGACGAGTTGAGAAGCACTACGACGGCCATCGTAGTGCAAACTGTCGAAAACTATATTCACTATTATAACCATATCCGTATTCAAGCGAAACTAAACAACCAGCCACCGGTCAAGTATCGGCAGCTGGCTGCTTAA
- a CDS encoding IS1182 family transposase — protein MLSKNNPIQRNQIEMIALDQLVPENHLVRKMEAAMDFSFIYDLVEGLYAEVGRPSIDPIILIKLTFIQYAFGIRSMRKTIEEVETNMAYRWFLGYGFHDKVPHFSTFGKNYERRFKDTDLFEQIFYRILKIAAEKKLISAEHVFVDSTHVKASANKRKFEKKMVRKETRAYQERLQEEINQDREDHGKKPFPPDKFDKEETKEIKESTTDPDSGYYVKDERTKQFAYSFHAAADRKGFVIGTMVTPGNTHDSQILEPLMEKVIEKVGKPKAVGADGAYKTPAIASYLMENGMTPALPYTRPRTKEGFFRKHDYVYDEHFDCYLCPAGEVLNYSTTNKEGYREYRSPKQVCTSCPFLAKCTESRDHQKVVTRHIWQKYMEEADHLRHHEEVKAIYAERKETIERVFADAKEKHGMRWTTLRGLKKLSMQAMLTFAAMNLKKMASWTWREPEMA, from the coding sequence ATGCTTTCGAAAAACAATCCAATCCAACGGAATCAAATAGAAATGATCGCTCTAGACCAGCTTGTACCAGAGAATCACCTGGTCCGTAAAATGGAGGCAGCGATGGATTTCTCTTTTATTTATGACTTGGTGGAAGGATTGTATGCGGAAGTGGGCCGCCCAAGCATTGATCCAATTATTTTAATTAAACTAACATTTATCCAATATGCCTTTGGCATTCGATCCATGCGCAAGACGATCGAGGAAGTGGAAACGAATATGGCCTACCGCTGGTTTCTCGGTTATGGATTCCATGATAAAGTGCCGCATTTCTCTACCTTCGGTAAGAACTACGAGCGTCGCTTCAAAGATACCGACCTGTTTGAACAGATCTTCTATCGTATCTTAAAAATAGCTGCCGAGAAAAAGCTCATTAGTGCGGAGCACGTTTTTGTGGATTCCACTCATGTAAAAGCTAGCGCGAATAAGCGTAAATTTGAAAAGAAAATGGTTCGCAAAGAAACACGCGCGTATCAGGAACGCCTCCAAGAAGAGATTAATCAGGACCGAGAGGATCATGGAAAAAAGCCGTTCCCGCCAGATAAGTTCGATAAAGAAGAAACGAAAGAAATCAAGGAAAGTACAACCGATCCGGACAGTGGCTACTACGTTAAAGACGAACGAACCAAACAATTTGCCTATTCCTTTCACGCGGCCGCAGACCGTAAGGGATTCGTAATTGGCACAATGGTCACACCAGGCAACACACATGACAGCCAGATCTTAGAGCCGTTAATGGAGAAAGTGATAGAAAAGGTAGGAAAACCTAAAGCTGTTGGTGCAGATGGAGCTTACAAAACACCTGCCATTGCCAGTTATTTAATGGAAAACGGCATGACACCTGCCTTGCCTTATACACGGCCGCGCACAAAAGAGGGCTTCTTCAGAAAGCATGACTATGTGTACGATGAACATTTTGACTGTTACCTTTGTCCGGCAGGGGAAGTATTGAATTACTCAACGACGAATAAGGAAGGCTATCGTGAATACAGATCACCCAAACAGGTTTGTACCTCCTGCCCTTTTTTAGCTAAATGCACGGAAAGCAGAGATCATCAAAAAGTGGTGACACGCCATATTTGGCAGAAATATATGGAAGAGGCCGACCATCTTCGCCACCACGAAGAAGTTAAAGCGATTTATGCGGAGCGAAAAGAAACGATTGAGCGTGTATTCGCAGATGCAAAAGAAAAGCATGGCATGCGTTGGACAACGTTAAGGGGACTTAAAAAATTGTCGATGCAAGCGATGCTTACTTTCGCTGCCATGAATCTCAAGAAAATGGCCAGCTGGACTTGGCGAGAACCAGAAATGGCTTAA
- a CDS encoding SRPBCC family protein, which yields MPVIIHEQFIQAPIEVCFDLARNVKVHTQTTHQTNEKAVGGVTEGMLEEGDIVTWEAVHFGIKQRLTSQVTFMEKPNKFIDEMVHGAFHSFKHIHQFVEKADGTLMIDTFQYKSPLGILGVIADKLFLEKYMTAFIILRAKELKKMAERVT from the coding sequence ATGCCTGTTATTATACATGAACAATTTATTCAAGCACCGATTGAAGTATGTTTTGATCTGGCGAGGAATGTAAAGGTACATACACAAACGACACACCAGACAAACGAAAAAGCGGTTGGGGGCGTAACCGAAGGAATGTTGGAGGAAGGAGATATTGTTACTTGGGAAGCCGTTCACTTTGGTATTAAGCAAAGGCTGACATCCCAGGTGACATTTATGGAGAAGCCGAATAAATTCATAGATGAAATGGTACATGGAGCTTTTCACTCTTTTAAGCATATACATCAATTTGTTGAAAAAGCGGATGGCACATTAATGATAGATACGTTTCAATATAAGTCTCCACTTGGTATACTGGGCGTTATAGCTGATAAGTTATTTTTAGAAAAATACATGACTGCATTTATTATTTTACGTGCAAAGGAATTGAAAAAAATGGCTGAACGTGTTACCTAA
- a CDS encoding amino acid permease, which produces MKSGENQTHELKRSMKARHLFMISLGGCIGTGFFLGSGYTIHEAGPTGAILSYLVGGFIMYLTMLCLGELSVAMPVSGSFQTYTTRFIGPATGFSIGWLYWFGWAVTVALEFLSAGQLMLRWFPDSPVWMWCAIFAALLFLLNALSTRAFAEAEFLFSSIKVIAIIVFLIVGGAAMFGLIDMKGGEEAPFLSRFYAEGLFPNGISALLITMITVNFSFQGTELIGIAAGESENPEKTIPKSIRQTVWRTLFFFVLSVFVLAGMIPMEKAGVIESPFVVIFDSIGIPYAADIMNFVILTALLSVANSGLYAATRMLYSLSGEKMASPALGRVNKRGVPMNALLITLAIAGLSLLSSVVAAKTVFVWLLSLAGLGAQIGWIAITASQLAFRRAYIRQGGKVEDLKFKIPLYPVLPIIALTANCIVMISLAFDPAQRMALYCGGAFFIGCYVVYHFKMKKKQIFNTNEQEVQLTLDKKMILK; this is translated from the coding sequence ATGAAGTCAGGAGAAAATCAAACACATGAATTAAAAAGAAGCATGAAAGCAAGGCACTTATTTATGATTTCTCTGGGAGGATGTATTGGTACAGGGTTTTTCCTTGGATCAGGTTATACTATTCATGAAGCTGGACCGACCGGTGCGATTCTCTCTTATCTAGTGGGCGGGTTCATCATGTATTTAACCATGCTTTGCCTCGGGGAATTGTCTGTTGCCATGCCGGTCTCAGGTTCATTTCAAACCTATACTACGAGATTTATTGGCCCCGCGACTGGTTTCTCTATTGGATGGCTTTACTGGTTTGGCTGGGCAGTGACTGTTGCGTTAGAATTTTTGTCGGCAGGCCAGCTCATGTTGAGATGGTTCCCTGATTCACCAGTTTGGATGTGGTGTGCTATATTCGCTGCTCTTCTCTTTTTATTGAATGCCCTGTCAACAAGAGCGTTTGCTGAAGCAGAATTTTTGTTCTCAAGTATTAAAGTGATAGCCATTATTGTGTTTCTCATAGTTGGCGGAGCTGCCATGTTTGGTTTAATTGATATGAAAGGTGGAGAAGAGGCACCATTTCTTTCGCGCTTTTATGCCGAGGGGCTTTTCCCTAATGGGATATCCGCCTTGCTAATAACAATGATTACCGTGAATTTCTCCTTCCAGGGTACCGAACTAATTGGGATCGCTGCCGGGGAAAGTGAAAATCCTGAGAAAACCATTCCTAAATCCATTCGACAAACAGTTTGGAGAACACTTTTCTTCTTCGTGCTATCTGTCTTTGTACTTGCAGGCATGATTCCTATGGAAAAGGCGGGAGTCATTGAAAGCCCATTCGTCGTTATATTTGACAGCATCGGGATTCCTTATGCAGCGGATATAATGAATTTCGTTATTCTTACCGCTCTTCTATCGGTTGCTAACTCTGGTCTTTATGCTGCGACACGCATGCTGTACTCTCTTTCCGGAGAGAAGATGGCAAGCCCAGCGTTAGGAAGGGTAAATAAGAGAGGGGTACCGATGAATGCCTTGCTCATCACACTTGCAATAGCCGGTTTATCTTTGCTTTCAAGTGTAGTAGCGGCAAAGACTGTATTTGTTTGGCTGCTTTCCCTTGCAGGCTTAGGAGCGCAAATTGGCTGGATCGCTATTACAGCTTCCCAGCTTGCATTCAGAAGAGCGTATATCCGCCAGGGCGGCAAAGTGGAAGACTTAAAGTTTAAAATTCCTCTTTATCCGGTACTGCCGATCATTGCTTTGACTGCCAACTGTATCGTCATGATTAGCTTGGCATTTGATCCTGCGCAGCGCATGGCGCTTTATTGCGGCGGAGCCTTCTTTATTGGTTGTTACGTGGTTTATCACTTCAAAATGAAGAAAAAACAAATTTTCAATACAAATGAACAAGAGGTACAGCTAACACTAGATAAGAAAATGATTCTTAAGTAA
- the rocF gene encoding arginase: MRKEISIIGVPMDLGQTRRGVDMGPSAIRYAGLSERLENLGYMVHDEGDIKVEIKEKTKADTDHNLKNLSAVAEGNEALRQKIDEVIGMDRFPLVLGGDHSIAIGTLAGVAKRPENLGVIWYDAHGDLNTAETSPSGNIHGMSLAVSLGLGHPSLTNIGGFSPKVKPENVVIIGARSLDPGERELIKETGIKVFTMHEIDRLGMTAVMEETIAYLKERTDGVHLSLDLDGLDPEDAPGVGTPVAGGISYRESHLAMEMLSEANIVTSAEFVEINPILDEHNKTAAAAVALISSLLGDTLL; this comes from the coding sequence ATGAGAAAAGAAATTTCAATCATCGGTGTTCCTATGGATCTCGGCCAAACGAGAAGAGGCGTAGATATGGGGCCAAGTGCTATCCGTTATGCCGGGTTAAGCGAAAGACTTGAAAATCTTGGCTATATGGTCCACGACGAAGGAGACATAAAGGTCGAGATTAAAGAAAAAACGAAAGCTGATACAGATCATAACTTAAAAAATTTAAGCGCTGTCGCAGAGGGAAATGAGGCACTGAGACAAAAAATAGATGAGGTAATTGGCATGGACCGGTTTCCGTTGGTTTTAGGGGGAGACCACAGTATTGCTATTGGAACATTGGCAGGTGTAGCGAAGCGCCCTGAAAATTTGGGGGTGATTTGGTATGACGCCCACGGCGATTTAAATACCGCAGAAACTTCTCCATCAGGAAACATTCACGGAATGTCTTTGGCGGTAAGTCTGGGACTGGGACATCCTTCCCTAACGAATATTGGCGGTTTTTCTCCAAAGGTAAAGCCTGAAAACGTGGTTATTATCGGAGCTCGCTCTTTAGATCCGGGAGAAAGAGAACTGATCAAGGAAACAGGCATTAAAGTGTTTACAATGCATGAAATCGACCGTTTAGGCATGACTGCCGTGATGGAAGAAACGATCGCTTATTTAAAAGAACGCACGGATGGCGTGCACTTATCGCTTGATTTGGACGGGCTTGATCCAGAGGATGCACCTGGAGTGGGGACACCTGTAGCTGGAGGGATTAGTTACCGCGAAAGCCATTTAGCCATGGAAATGTTATCAGAGGCTAACATAGTAACTTCGGCAGAGTTTGTAGAAATCAACCCAATCCTGGATGAGCACAACAAAACGGCTGCAGCGGCTGTTGCATTGATAAGTTCCTTATTGGGAGATACATTGCTGTAA
- a CDS encoding alanine/glycine:cation symporter family protein — translation MENFVNWFNGLLWSTPVVYALLGVGLFFSISTRFVQVRQIKEMIRLMFQGKKSEAGVSSFQALSIALSGRVGTGNIAGVATAIFFGGPGAVFWMWAIAFIGASSAYIESTLAQIYKVKQDGQYRGGPAYYIEKGIGWKWFAVTFAIAMFIALAILMPGVQSNSIATGIDTAFGIDKNITGIIIGLLLAVIIFGGVKRIATAATIIVPFMALGYIILALIIIAMNITEVPAVIALIFRSAFAMDSVFGGMIGMAILWGVKRGLYSNEAGQGTGAHPAAAAEVSHPAQQGLVQTFSVYIDTLFVCSATAFMILFTGMYNIEAENGTRLVDNIPKVEVGPGYTQAAIDSVFPGFGAGFVAIALFFFAFTTIMAYYYIAETNIAYLMRGKDNKWAMLVLKFVVIAASFYGAANEATLAWAMGDTGLGITVWLNMIAIIILAKPALVTLKDYERQRKQGIADPIFDPVSLGIKNADYWEKEYRREGEPTSPKRKVE, via the coding sequence TTGGAGAACTTTGTAAATTGGTTTAATGGATTATTATGGAGTACACCTGTTGTTTATGCGTTACTCGGAGTGGGGTTGTTTTTCTCGATTTCAACACGCTTTGTGCAGGTAAGACAGATTAAGGAAATGATAAGACTTATGTTCCAGGGGAAAAAATCTGAAGCCGGGGTATCCTCATTCCAAGCTTTATCCATAGCGCTTTCGGGTCGGGTAGGAACCGGGAATATTGCCGGTGTGGCAACAGCTATTTTTTTCGGGGGGCCAGGTGCTGTTTTTTGGATGTGGGCCATCGCGTTCATTGGAGCTTCCAGCGCATATATTGAATCCACATTGGCACAAATCTACAAAGTAAAGCAAGATGGGCAATATCGCGGCGGTCCAGCTTATTATATTGAAAAGGGGATCGGATGGAAATGGTTTGCCGTTACTTTTGCTATTGCGATGTTTATTGCTCTTGCCATTCTTATGCCAGGGGTTCAGTCAAATTCAATTGCGACAGGAATTGATACGGCATTTGGGATTGATAAAAATATAACCGGGATTATTATTGGCCTTTTGTTAGCTGTTATTATATTTGGGGGAGTCAAGAGAATTGCGACTGCCGCCACCATTATCGTTCCATTTATGGCTTTAGGATATATCATTTTAGCACTCATCATTATAGCTATGAATATTACAGAGGTTCCAGCAGTTATTGCTCTTATTTTTAGAAGCGCTTTTGCCATGGATTCTGTTTTTGGCGGAATGATTGGAATGGCAATTTTGTGGGGAGTAAAACGCGGACTTTATTCAAATGAAGCAGGACAGGGAACAGGGGCGCATCCAGCGGCAGCTGCCGAGGTGTCACATCCGGCACAACAGGGATTGGTTCAGACATTTTCTGTATATATTGATACATTGTTTGTGTGCTCAGCAACTGCCTTTATGATTCTGTTTACTGGAATGTACAATATTGAAGCTGAGAATGGTACCCGTCTCGTTGACAATATACCAAAAGTTGAGGTAGGCCCTGGGTATACTCAGGCTGCTATTGACAGCGTGTTTCCTGGGTTTGGTGCAGGATTTGTCGCTATCGCTTTGTTCTTCTTCGCTTTCACAACAATTATGGCTTATTATTATATAGCTGAAACAAACATTGCCTACTTAATGCGTGGCAAAGATAACAAGTGGGCGATGCTAGTGCTAAAATTTGTGGTAATCGCAGCATCATTCTACGGAGCTGCGAACGAAGCAACTTTGGCTTGGGCAATGGGAGACACCGGCTTAGGGATTACTGTATGGCTGAATATGATTGCTATTATTATACTTGCTAAACCAGCGCTAGTTACTTTGAAAGACTATGAAAGACAGAGAAAGCAAGGGATTGCAGATCCGATATTTGACCCTGTATCGCTGGGAATTAAAAATGCTGATTACTGGGAGAAGGAATACAGAAGAGAAGGAGAGCCGACCTCGCCTAAGAGAAAAGTTGAATAA
- a CDS encoding general stress protein B, with protein sequence MTNNHGNNDKVPSQEKAQSSGAASAGELAEGVYQELGKNEEVGDKQNNSRSNMSNEEYGNKNGEAPTE encoded by the coding sequence ATGACTAACAATCATGGGAATAACGATAAAGTACCTTCTCAAGAAAAGGCTCAAAGCAGCGGGGCAGCTTCGGCTGGGGAGCTTGCTGAAGGCGTTTATCAGGAGCTTGGAAAAAATGAAGAAGTGGGTGATAAACAGAACAACTCCCGCAGCAATATGAGCAATGAAGAATACGGGAACAAAAATGGAGAAGCACCAACAGAGTAA
- a CDS encoding ABC transporter ATP-binding protein: MAIFMIDEVKKTFINGEVEEEVLKGVNLSLQEGEITALIGASGSGKSTLLTIAAGLQPASDGQVLFEGKNINAMSQEQIRKIRANKFGFIFQFAHLVPFLTVEEQLMLMLDVSETELKKHEQKREIDRVLKLIEMEHRKHAYPASLSGGEKQRVAIARAIIHKPKVLFADEPTASLDSKRSKDVMRLIQRLTKTLNITTLLVTHDEEMLSYADRIIKMSDGLIS; this comes from the coding sequence ATGGCTATTTTTATGATTGATGAAGTGAAAAAAACATTTATTAACGGCGAAGTAGAGGAAGAAGTATTAAAAGGGGTGAATCTTTCTCTTCAAGAAGGCGAGATTACTGCACTAATAGGCGCTTCAGGATCTGGAAAAAGTACCCTTCTTACGATAGCGGCCGGACTTCAGCCTGCTTCAGATGGCCAGGTATTATTCGAAGGGAAAAATATAAATGCCATGAGTCAAGAGCAAATCAGGAAAATACGGGCGAACAAATTTGGATTCATCTTTCAATTTGCCCATCTGGTTCCCTTTCTTACCGTAGAAGAACAACTCATGCTTATGCTCGATGTTTCAGAAACAGAATTAAAGAAACACGAACAAAAAAGAGAAATTGATAGAGTGTTAAAGCTAATAGAAATGGAGCATCGGAAGCATGCTTATCCCGCCTCCTTGTCAGGAGGAGAAAAACAACGGGTTGCTATTGCTCGCGCCATTATCCACAAACCTAAAGTTCTCTTTGCGGATGAACCAACGGCAAGCTTAGATTCGAAAAGATCCAAAGACGTCATGCGGTTAATCCAGCGTTTAACTAAAACGCTCAATATTACAACCTTGCTCGTAACCCACGATGAAGAGATGCTTTCTTATGCTGACCGCATTATAAAAATGAGCGACGGGCTCATTTCATAA